The following coding sequences lie in one Musa acuminata AAA Group cultivar baxijiao chromosome BXJ3-1, Cavendish_Baxijiao_AAA, whole genome shotgun sequence genomic window:
- the LOC103984584 gene encoding uncharacterized protein LOC103984584 isoform X1, translating into MEFRRRSGEEDQPSGLPANPFSFCADGHIRERPLRVSFLGFSGDLARAREAAPISLMNPLQRAIEKERIREEILREMTARRILEEEVRRELEVELATARAHTERLRDQKKFASVASDPKRRGEHGRCLLTVPPEAGSDEVGTLGAPPMITEKKDSQMPALDLDQNSNNSTSYSEVQPSDDMISEKKRKVAANATPNKAPRLASKDWGCALCRVTATGEMALNEHLQGKRHKAKVAALQAVKTGAKMKGGNTCSQPDMDVANEEGSPNNEPKIVNIAVDGKMHQVLQKGTFLWCEHCNVKCNSHIMMTTHLSGKKHRALMKLLAKASSLAGATIQTCDREIKEEAAKKDNVEIEKESIVKKEKEDDQLPNITETAATGEEGDEQAKDRPASITETAATGGGKAASC; encoded by the exons ATGGAGTTCCGCCGTCGATCCGGCGAGGAGGATCAGCCGTCCGGCCTTCCCGCAAACCCCTTCTCCTTCTGCGCCGATGGACACATCAGGGAGCGGCCGTTAAGAG TGAGCTTCCTCGGCTTTTCCGGAGATCTCGCGAGGGCTAGAGAAGCGGCGCCGATATCGCTGATGAACCCTCTCCAGCGAGCGATCGAGAAGGAGCGGATCCGGGAGGAGATATTGAGGGAGATGACGGCAAGGAGgatccttgaggaggaggtgaggAGAGAACTGGAGGTGGAGCTGGCGACGGCAAGGGCTCATACGGAGAGGTTACGGGACCAGAAGAAATTTGCTTCTGTTGCGTCAGATCCGAAGCGTAGGGGCGAACATGGCCGATGTCTGCTGACGGTTCCACCTGAAGCTGGGTCTGATGAGGTTGGGACCCTTGGCGCTCCACCGATGATCACAGAGAAAAAGGATTCACAAATGCCCGCTCTGGATCTGGATCAGAACAGCAACAACTCTACATCTTATTCGGAG GTCCAACCATCAGATGATATGATCAGTGAAAAAAAGAGGAAGGTTGCAGCAAATGCAACACCCAATAAGGCCCCAAGGCTAGCCAGCAAGGACTGGGGTTGTGCTCTCTGTCGGGTTACAGCAACTGGTGAAATGGCTTTGAACGAGCATCTCCAAGGGAAGAGACACAAAGCCAAAGTAGCAGCACTTCAGGCCGTGAAAACAGGGGCTAAGATGAAAGGTGGGAACACCTGTTCTCAACCAGATATGGATGTTGCTAATGAGGAGGGCAGTCCGAACAATGAACCAAAAATTGTGAATATTGCAGTTGATGGGAAAATGCACCAGGTGTTGCAGAAAGGGACCTTCCTTTGGTGCGAACACTGCAATGTGAAATGCAACAGCCACATCATGATGACCACCCATCTCAGCGGGAAGAAACACAGGGCACTGATGAAGTTGCTGGCGAAGGCTTCCAGTTTAGCAGGGGCCACCATTCAAACATGTGACAGGGAGATCAAAGAGGAGGCTGCTAAGAAAGACAATGTGGAGATTGAAAAGGAGAGCATTGtaaagaaggaaaaggaagacgATCAACTGCCCAACATTACAGAGACAGCTGCTACTGGGGAAGAAG GTGACGAGCAGGCGAAGGATCGACCGGCCAGCATCACAGAGACAGCAGCAACTGGGGGAGGTAAAGCAGCTAGCTGTTAG
- the LOC103984584 gene encoding uncharacterized protein LOC103984584 isoform X3 translates to MEFRRRSGEEDQPSGLPANPFSFCADGHIRERPLRVSFLGFSGDLARAREAAPISLMNPLQRAIEKERIREEILREMTARRILEEEVRRELEVELATARAHTERLRDQKKFASVASDPKRRGEHGRCLLTVPPEAGSDEVGTLGAPPMITEKKDSQMPALDLDQNSNNSTSYSEVQPSDDMISEKKRKVAANATPNKAPRLASKDWGCALCRVTATGEMALNEHLQGKRHKAKVAALQAVKTGAKMKVDGKMHQVLQKGTFLWCEHCNVKCNSHIMMTTHLSGKKHRALMKLLAKASSLAGATIQTCDREIKEEAAKKDNVEIEKESIVKKEKEDDQLPNITETAATGEEGDEQAKDRPASITETAATGGGKAASC, encoded by the exons ATGGAGTTCCGCCGTCGATCCGGCGAGGAGGATCAGCCGTCCGGCCTTCCCGCAAACCCCTTCTCCTTCTGCGCCGATGGACACATCAGGGAGCGGCCGTTAAGAG TGAGCTTCCTCGGCTTTTCCGGAGATCTCGCGAGGGCTAGAGAAGCGGCGCCGATATCGCTGATGAACCCTCTCCAGCGAGCGATCGAGAAGGAGCGGATCCGGGAGGAGATATTGAGGGAGATGACGGCAAGGAGgatccttgaggaggaggtgaggAGAGAACTGGAGGTGGAGCTGGCGACGGCAAGGGCTCATACGGAGAGGTTACGGGACCAGAAGAAATTTGCTTCTGTTGCGTCAGATCCGAAGCGTAGGGGCGAACATGGCCGATGTCTGCTGACGGTTCCACCTGAAGCTGGGTCTGATGAGGTTGGGACCCTTGGCGCTCCACCGATGATCACAGAGAAAAAGGATTCACAAATGCCCGCTCTGGATCTGGATCAGAACAGCAACAACTCTACATCTTATTCGGAG GTCCAACCATCAGATGATATGATCAGTGAAAAAAAGAGGAAGGTTGCAGCAAATGCAACACCCAATAAGGCCCCAAGGCTAGCCAGCAAGGACTGGGGTTGTGCTCTCTGTCGGGTTACAGCAACTGGTGAAATGGCTTTGAACGAGCATCTCCAAGGGAAGAGACACAAAGCCAAAGTAGCAGCACTTCAGGCCGTGAAAACAGGGGCTAAGATGAAAG TTGATGGGAAAATGCACCAGGTGTTGCAGAAAGGGACCTTCCTTTGGTGCGAACACTGCAATGTGAAATGCAACAGCCACATCATGATGACCACCCATCTCAGCGGGAAGAAACACAGGGCACTGATGAAGTTGCTGGCGAAGGCTTCCAGTTTAGCAGGGGCCACCATTCAAACATGTGACAGGGAGATCAAAGAGGAGGCTGCTAAGAAAGACAATGTGGAGATTGAAAAGGAGAGCATTGtaaagaaggaaaaggaagacgATCAACTGCCCAACATTACAGAGACAGCTGCTACTGGGGAAGAAG GTGACGAGCAGGCGAAGGATCGACCGGCCAGCATCACAGAGACAGCAGCAACTGGGGGAGGTAAAGCAGCTAGCTGTTAG
- the LOC103984584 gene encoding uncharacterized protein LOC103984584 isoform X2: MEFRRRSGEEDQPSGLPANPFSFCADGHIRERPLRVSFLGFSGDLARAREAAPISLMNPLQRAIEKERIREEILREMTARRILEEEVRRELEVELATARAHTERLRDQKKFASVASDPKRRGEHGRCLLTVPPEAGSDEVGTLGAPPMITEKKDSQMPALDLDQNSNNSTSYSEVQPSDDMISEKKRKVAANATPNKAPRLASKDWGCALCRVTATGEMALNEHLQGKRHKAKVAALQAVKTGAKMKGGNTCSQPDMDVANEEGSPNNEPKIVNIAVDGKMHQVLQKGTFLWCEHCNVKCNSHIMMTTHLSGKKHRALMKLLAKASSLAGATIQTCDREIKEEAAKKDNVEIEKESIVKKEKEDDQLPNITETAATGEEGLYE, translated from the exons ATGGAGTTCCGCCGTCGATCCGGCGAGGAGGATCAGCCGTCCGGCCTTCCCGCAAACCCCTTCTCCTTCTGCGCCGATGGACACATCAGGGAGCGGCCGTTAAGAG TGAGCTTCCTCGGCTTTTCCGGAGATCTCGCGAGGGCTAGAGAAGCGGCGCCGATATCGCTGATGAACCCTCTCCAGCGAGCGATCGAGAAGGAGCGGATCCGGGAGGAGATATTGAGGGAGATGACGGCAAGGAGgatccttgaggaggaggtgaggAGAGAACTGGAGGTGGAGCTGGCGACGGCAAGGGCTCATACGGAGAGGTTACGGGACCAGAAGAAATTTGCTTCTGTTGCGTCAGATCCGAAGCGTAGGGGCGAACATGGCCGATGTCTGCTGACGGTTCCACCTGAAGCTGGGTCTGATGAGGTTGGGACCCTTGGCGCTCCACCGATGATCACAGAGAAAAAGGATTCACAAATGCCCGCTCTGGATCTGGATCAGAACAGCAACAACTCTACATCTTATTCGGAG GTCCAACCATCAGATGATATGATCAGTGAAAAAAAGAGGAAGGTTGCAGCAAATGCAACACCCAATAAGGCCCCAAGGCTAGCCAGCAAGGACTGGGGTTGTGCTCTCTGTCGGGTTACAGCAACTGGTGAAATGGCTTTGAACGAGCATCTCCAAGGGAAGAGACACAAAGCCAAAGTAGCAGCACTTCAGGCCGTGAAAACAGGGGCTAAGATGAAAGGTGGGAACACCTGTTCTCAACCAGATATGGATGTTGCTAATGAGGAGGGCAGTCCGAACAATGAACCAAAAATTGTGAATATTGCAGTTGATGGGAAAATGCACCAGGTGTTGCAGAAAGGGACCTTCCTTTGGTGCGAACACTGCAATGTGAAATGCAACAGCCACATCATGATGACCACCCATCTCAGCGGGAAGAAACACAGGGCACTGATGAAGTTGCTGGCGAAGGCTTCCAGTTTAGCAGGGGCCACCATTCAAACATGTGACAGGGAGATCAAAGAGGAGGCTGCTAAGAAAGACAATGTGGAGATTGAAAAGGAGAGCATTGtaaagaaggaaaaggaagacgATCAACTGCCCAACATTACAGAGACAGCTGCTACTGGGGAAGAAG GTTTGTATGAGTAG